One Baekduia alba genomic window, GACGCTGACGTTCCTCGCCAAGTACGGCGCGGAGGCAGGCTACGACTACGGCTACGTGCAGGTGTCGACCGACGGCGGCGCCACCTACACGGCGCTCCCCGGCAACCACACGGTCGACGCGCCGCTGGGCCCGGGGCTGAACGGCACGACCACCGGGTTCGAGGGCGAGTCCTATGACCTGTCGGCCTACGCCGGCACGGACGTCCTCATCGCCATCCACTACATCAGCGACGGCGGCGTCAACGAGGGCGGCCTGAAGGTCGACGACATCAGCGTCGGCGGCACGGTGATCAGCGACGGGTCGTCGCTGGCCCCGTTCAAGTCCCCGACCGAGATCAAGCCGGTCGACGTCCACAACTGGAACGTCAAGCTGGTCGGGATCCGTCCCGGCAAGCTGCCGGTGGTCGCCCAGGCCGAGTTCGACGGCAAGAGCACGATCAAGCTGAACCGGGCGCAGCTCGCGCTGCTCACCCCGTTCGACCAGGTCGTGGCGATCGTCGCCTACGACGAGCCGACCGAGCAGGTGCAGCAGTACGCGCCGTACACGCTCACCGTCAACGGCACGGTCCAGCCGGGCGGCGCCTCCGGCTAGCGACGCGGGACGTGGCTCCATCCGGATCCGGCGGGCAGCGCGCCCGTCGGGTCCGGACGCCACGCGGGCTCGTGGCTACCGCACGATCGCGACGGCCGCCTCGGGCGACGCGACGCGGAACGAGAACGACTCCTCCAGGTAGAGGGTCACGCGCTCGGCGTCGTGGGACTCGTAGCCGACCGCGAGGTCCTGGCCGCTGTCGTACAGGAAGTCCCCGCCCCGCTGCGACAGCACCACGCCGCCGTCCACGCCCGGGGCCCACACGATCGGGCCGCCCAGGATCTGGCGCAGGTGGTCGAACAGCAGGACGCCGCCGCGCTCGGCGGACTCGATGACGCGCGTGTACTCCTCGCGCCCCAGCGCCAGCGCGTACGGCCCGCCGACACCCGCCCGCAGGAGCTGCTCGACCGCGCGCGCCACGAACGACGGGTAGCGCTCGGTCTCGTCGCCGCACGGGATCGCGTCGTGCGGCGAGACGCGCGCGACGCCGTCGATCCCCGCGTCGCTCCAGCCGTGGAAGACCGCCGCGTTCTCGGCGACGACCACGCGCTGCGCGGCGGCGTCGAGGTCGTCGAAGTCGACGTCCTCGGCCCCACGATCGCCCGCGGCCAGCTCGGCCCGCGACACGACGAACCGCGCGCGCAGCTCGACCAGCGGCAGGACGCGTCGGACCCGCCCTTCGACGCGGTCCAGCGGCGAGATCTCCTCGTCGCCGACGCGCCCCAGCGGCGTCGCGCTGTGCTCCCAGCCCTTCGGGCCGTCGAAGTCCACCAGCCGTCGCGCGGCCAGGCCCGGCGTCAGCCGCGCCTTGGCCTCCTCGTCGATCCGCTTCCAGCCCGCCTCCGAGATCGGCGCGTGGCTGCGCAGCAGATGGCCGCTCACAGCGAGGCTCCCTTCAGCGAGCCGATGCCGAGCGACCCGTCGTAGCCGGCGTCGTCGTCGCCCTCACCCGCGGCGGCCTCGGCCGCCTCGCCGTGCGCGACGATGTCGCCCTCCTGGAACAGGACGCCCTGGGCGATCTCCCGCCACTTCGGCTTGCGGCGCAGGAGGAACTCCAGGTCCATCGCGAAGTGCTTGTACTCCTCGCCGACGGCGTCGCTCATCACGGCGTGCGCCTGCGGGTCCTTCTCGAGGGCGAGCCGCTGCTCGTACCAGCCGATCGCCTCGGCCTCCTCGGTCAGCGACGCGCACAGGCGCGCGAAGGTGCGGGTCTCCTCCGGCAGCTCCTCCGGAGGCTCGTGGTACTGGTCGAAGCCCATGGTCGTCCGAATCTACCCGGCGAGCGCTACGCGCCGGGTCCCTCCGCGGGCGCGGGCGGCTCGATCGGATCCTCGCGCGGCGTGTCGGGCTCGGGGACGTCGGGCCCGACCGGGCCGCCGGGCGTTCCGGGCTCGACGGGCGGCTCGGGGTCGGCGGGGACCGGCGACGGCTCCGGCACGATCGGCGTCGCGGGCTCGGTCGGCTGCGGGACTTCCAAGACGGTCATGCCCTCGCCGTACCCGAGGGGCGTGTCGTCCAGGCGCGTTCGCAGGTCGCCGATCATGATGCCGTTCTTGCCGTCGTCGCCCAGCTGGTCCATCGCGGCGAGGACGAGATCCGGGTCGGGCTTGGTCGCCTGGACGTCGGCCGACGTCGTCCACCCGTCGGCCAGCGAGCGCGCGTCGAGCAGGTCGAGGTGGTGGTCGACCTCGTCGGCCTTCGCGCTGGAGGCGAGCACGACCTTGCGGCCGCGGACGTGCAGGTCCTGCAGCAGCGCTCGCGCGCCGCGCAGCGGCTCGACCTCGGCGATGAAGGTGAAGCACAACGCCGTGTCACCACTCCTTCTTGCCCGATGCCTTGCGCCGCCACGCCAGACCGAACCACAGCCAGAAGAACAGCGCGCTCATCGCCGACACGACGATCGCGACGGTCAGGGCTCCGAACAGCAGATCGGTCAGCAGCAGCAGGACGCCGTTCATCGCGAACGCCAGCAGCACGATCCCGGCGATCGTCTGGCGCGTCCCCAGGGCCACCAGGTAGGGCTTCTGCCCCTCGCGGAACGTCAGCCGGTGGAAGGCCGACGGGCCCATCAGGAACGCCGCGCTCGCGGCGGTCAGCAGCAGCGTGATGAAGTAGACGATCCGCTGGAAGTCGTCGACGTCGGCGAAGCGCTGCTGGAACGGGACCGTCAGCAGGAACCCGAACAGCACCTGCACGCCGGGCATGACGACGCGCAGCTCGTTGAGCAGCTCGATCAGCTCGCGGTCGAGCCGCTCGGCCTCCTCCTCGTCGGCACGGGCCTCGTGCTTGGTCGTGTCCCCGGGCGCCATGGCGTGCGCCCGAGGTCTTCACCGCAAACGCGCCGTCCTAAGCGGCGGCGGGCATCGCGATCCTGTCGCGCAGCTGCTGCACGGTGCGCCGGATGAGACGCGAGACGTGCATCTGCGAGATGCCGATGTGCTCGGCGATCTCCCGCTGCGTCAGGCCCTCGAAGTAGCGCAGGCGGACGATCTCGCGCTCGCGCGGGGCCAGCTCGTGCAGGCCGTCGGCGAGCATCGCGCGCGCCTCGGCGCGCTCGAAGCCGAGGTCGTCGTCGCCGATCGCCTCCAGCGGCCCGGTGCCGTCCTGGAACGGCTGGTCGAGCGAGAGCGTGCGGTAGGCCTCCGCCGCCGCCAGCGCCTCCATGACGCGGTCGTCGTCGGTGCCGGTCGCCCGCGCCAGCTCGGCCACGGTCGGCGAGCGCGCGAGGTCGTGGACCAGCCGCTCGCGCACGATGCCGATCTTGCCGCTGAGCTCCTGGACCTCGCGCGGCACGCGCATCATCCAGCCGCGGTCGCGGAAGTGCCGCTTGAGCTCGCCCGCGATCGTCGGCACCGCGTAGGTCGCGAACCGCACGTCGCGGCTCAGGTCGAAGCGGTCGATGGCCTTGATCAGACCGACGCACGCGACCTGCTCGAGGTCGTCGAGCGGCTCGCCCTTGTTGGCGTAGCGGCGCGCGAGGCTGCGCGCGAGCGGCAGCATGCGGGCCGCCACCTCGTCACGGGCCGCGCGGTCGCCGTCGAAGTGCCATCGATGCAGCAGCGCGCGCACGTCGTCGCCGCCGCGGGCCGTGGCCGTCGTCGGGTACATGTTCCCCTCCCAGTGATGTCCCTGCCCTGCCACCCCCAGAAGTGGGGATGGCCGTATCCTCACTTTTGGGGATGGGGACGCAAGGTGGACATGATTGGTCATCCGTCTGGTGGGCAACAATTGACACTGTGCGCGAGGTGGACAAAGGTGGGCAGACGATTAGCGCGACGCGCTTCGCCGAGCTGACGGGCGTCTCACGCGACCGCCTGCGCACCTGGGAGCGCCGCTTCGGGTTCCCAGATCCGGTGCGCGTCGGGTCCGGACCGCGCCGCTACGCGCTCGCCGACGCGGCGCGCGTCGTGTCGATCCGCGAGGCGGCCGGTCGCGGCACGCCGTTGAGCGCCGCGATCGCGCTGGCGCGCGACGTCGTCCCGCTGGAGGCGCCGCCGGCCGACACGTTCCGCCATGCGGTCGAGCGCGCGCCGGTGCCGGTCGCGCTGATCTC contains:
- a CDS encoding family 1 encapsulin nanocompartment shell protein, whose amino-acid sequence is MSGHLLRSHAPISEAGWKRIDEEAKARLTPGLAARRLVDFDGPKGWEHSATPLGRVGDEEISPLDRVEGRVRRVLPLVELRARFVVSRAELAAGDRGAEDVDFDDLDAAAQRVVVAENAAVFHGWSDAGIDGVARVSPHDAIPCGDETERYPSFVARAVEQLLRAGVGGPYALALGREEYTRVIESAERGGVLLFDHLRQILGGPIVWAPGVDGGVVLSQRGGDFLYDSGQDLAVGYESHDAERVTLYLEESFSFRVASPEAAVAIVR
- a CDS encoding HAD family hydrolase, translating into MCFTFIAEVEPLRGARALLQDLHVRGRKVVLASSAKADEVDHHLDLLDARSLADGWTTSADVQATKPDPDLVLAAMDQLGDDGKNGIMIGDLRTRLDDTPLGYGEGMTVLEVPQPTEPATPIVPEPSPVPADPEPPVEPGTPGGPVGPDVPEPDTPREDPIEPPAPAEGPGA
- a CDS encoding DUF6328 family protein, with the translated sequence MAPGDTTKHEARADEEEAERLDRELIELLNELRVVMPGVQVLFGFLLTVPFQQRFADVDDFQRIVYFITLLLTAASAAFLMGPSAFHRLTFREGQKPYLVALGTRQTIAGIVLLAFAMNGVLLLLTDLLFGALTVAIVVSAMSALFFWLWFGLAWRRKASGKKEW
- a CDS encoding SigB/SigF/SigG family RNA polymerase sigma factor — its product is MYPTTATARGGDDVRALLHRWHFDGDRAARDEVAARMLPLARSLARRYANKGEPLDDLEQVACVGLIKAIDRFDLSRDVRFATYAVPTIAGELKRHFRDRGWMMRVPREVQELSGKIGIVRERLVHDLARSPTVAELARATGTDDDRVMEALAAAEAYRTLSLDQPFQDGTGPLEAIGDDDLGFERAEARAMLADGLHELAPREREIVRLRYFEGLTQREIAEHIGISQMHVSRLIRRTVQQLRDRIAMPAAA